One window from the genome of Mastacembelus armatus chromosome 18, fMasArm1.2, whole genome shotgun sequence encodes:
- the LOC113125565 gene encoding low affinity immunoglobulin gamma Fc region receptor II-c-like has translation MGIVLTRINGLKAVVDLTIPSLSEISDSDLLKRRLCTFCSFDNNKKDDQCLILTLTARLTLSPSSSQFFEGDSLSLSCEEDDSSAGWTLRRNTTRQQRTQCGPDWGTSAGSSCTMSYVFPWDSGVYWCESREGATSQSINITVSGGAVILQSPVLPVMEGENITLICRTQTSSDLPADFYKQGSLVIDRPTGHVTILHVSKADEGVYRCNIRGHGESPPSWISVTEKPMTAPPPTSPPPPPPPLLYVLLPVASVCGLVLLVFLVLLVRRHVQRKPKAGEDQISDVRTCQTRQQQQPVRRITDRDPAPVYSAVRTEDVTYGQIVIRPNRSREFQADVVYSSLR, from the exons ATGGGGATCGTCCTGACGAGGATTAATGGCTTAAAGGCTGTAGTGGATCTCACCATCCCATCTCTCTCTGAGATCAGTGACTCAGACCTTTTAAA GAGACGTCTCTGCACTTTCTGCTCT TTTGACAACAATAAAAAGGATGATCAGTGTTTGATTCTCACCCTGACAGCTCGTCTGACTCtgagtcccagcagctcccagtttTTTGAAGGAGactctttgtctctgagctgtgaggaggacgacagctctgctggatggaccctgaggaggaacacaaccaGACAACAGAGGACTCAGTGTGGACCTGACtggggaacatcagctggttcttcctgCACCATGAGCTACGTCTTCCCCTGGGACAGTGGAGTTTATtggtgtgagtccagagagggagcaaccagtcagagcatcaacatcactgtcagtg gtggagcagtgatcctgcagagtcctgtcctccctgtgatggagggagaaaacatcaccctgatctgTAGAACCCAGACATCCTCCGACCTCCCGGCTGATTTCTATAAACAGGGCTCCCTCGTCATCGATCGGCCTACGGGTCACgtgaccatcctccatgtttccaaggccgatgaaggcgtctacaggtgtaacatcaggggccatggagagtctccacccagctggatctctgtcacag aGAAACCAATGACTGCACCTCCacccacctctcctcctcctcctcctcctcctcttctctatGTGTTGTTGCCTGTAGCATCAGTCTGTGGTCTGGTTCTCCTGGTGTTTCTGGTTCTACTGGTGAGAcgacatgttcagaggaaacCTAAAG CTGGAGAAGATCAGATCAGTGACGTCCGAACGTGTCAGACACGTCAACAACAGCAGCCCGTCAGGAGGATCACGG ACAGAGATCCAGCTCCAGTCTACTCAGCAGTGAGAACTGAAGACGTCACTTATGGACAAATCGTCATCAGACCAAACAGGAGCAGAG agtttCAGGCAGATGTCGTCTACTCGTCCTTGAGGTAG